In Hallerella succinigenes, the following are encoded in one genomic region:
- the hemL gene encoding glutamate-1-semialdehyde 2,1-aminomutase, with protein MSENSWWNRALKVLPGGVDSPVRAFGGVGGQPVFVKRADGPYLFADDGTQYVDFIGSWGPMILGHNPPEVTEALHEQLSRGLSFGMGTDIEVELAELILSKIPGMEKLRLVNSGTEATMSAIRVARGATGRNKIIKFRGCYHGHGDSFLIQAGSGALTHGAPSSLGVTPGVAQDTLIADYNHLEQVEALFAAHANEIAAVIVEPVAGNMGCVPPKAGFLEGLRDICTKNGSVLIFDEVMTGFRVSDGGAAKRFGVHPDMITLGKIVGGGMPLAAYSGKESLMQNVSPLGKVYQAGTLSGNPMAVTAGLAQLKLLYKLNPWEDLEQKGVKLETGLRKAAEDVGTTVQINRVGSMFTVFFSKAPVIDTETALAADTKRFATFFHEMLNLGIFFPPSQFETTFIGARHSDEILDKTLAAAKIAFEKVK; from the coding sequence ATGTCTGAAAATTCTTGGTGGAATCGTGCTTTAAAAGTTTTGCCGGGTGGCGTGGATTCTCCGGTGCGCGCCTTTGGCGGCGTAGGAGGTCAACCCGTTTTTGTGAAGCGTGCGGACGGTCCATACCTGTTTGCTGACGACGGAACACAGTATGTGGACTTTATCGGCTCCTGGGGCCCGATGATTTTGGGACATAATCCGCCTGAAGTCACCGAAGCTTTACACGAACAGCTGAGCCGTGGCCTGAGCTTTGGCATGGGCACGGACATTGAAGTCGAACTCGCGGAACTCATTCTTTCGAAAATTCCGGGCATGGAAAAGCTGCGTCTGGTGAATTCCGGAACGGAAGCGACGATGAGCGCGATCCGTGTGGCGCGTGGCGCGACCGGTCGAAACAAGATTATCAAGTTCCGCGGCTGCTACCACGGTCATGGAGATTCTTTTTTGATTCAAGCGGGCTCTGGCGCTTTGACGCACGGCGCTCCGAGTTCCTTGGGCGTGACTCCGGGCGTTGCTCAGGATACCCTGATCGCGGATTACAATCATTTGGAACAGGTCGAGGCTTTGTTTGCAGCCCATGCAAATGAAATTGCGGCGGTGATTGTAGAACCGGTCGCCGGCAACATGGGATGCGTACCTCCGAAGGCCGGCTTCCTCGAAGGCTTGCGTGACATTTGCACCAAGAACGGTTCTGTGCTGATCTTTGATGAAGTGATGACGGGATTCCGTGTTTCGGATGGCGGTGCCGCTAAGCGTTTTGGCGTTCACCCAGATATGATTACCCTCGGCAAAATCGTCGGCGGTGGAATGCCTCTTGCCGCTTATTCGGGCAAGGAATCTTTGATGCAGAACGTGAGCCCGCTCGGCAAGGTTTACCAGGCGGGAACGCTTTCAGGTAACCCGATGGCAGTGACCGCAGGCCTTGCACAGCTCAAACTTCTGTACAAATTAAATCCTTGGGAAGACTTGGAACAGAAAGGAGTGAAACTCGAAACGGGTCTTCGCAAGGCTGCAGAAGATGTCGGCACCACGGTGCAGATCAACCGCGTCGGTTCGATGTTCACCGTATTCTTCTCGAAGGCTCCGGTCATCGATACGGAAACGGCTCTTGCCGCAGACACAAAGCGCTTTGCGACATTCTTCCACGAAATGCTCAACTTGGGAATTTTCTTTCCGCCGTCCCAATTCGAAACGACCTTCATTGGTGCCCGTCATTCCGACGAAATTTTAGACAAGACTCTCGCCGCAGCGAAAATTGCATTTGAAAAGGTAAAGTGA